In Verrucomicrobiia bacterium, one DNA window encodes the following:
- a CDS encoding L-ribulose-5-phosphate 4-epimerase: MLEQLKADVCKANLDLVAEGLVIQTWGNASAIDRASGVMVIKPSGVPYSEMKPEHMVCVALDTGKVVEGKLKPSSDTDTHLILYREFAGIGGVVHTHSLFATSWAQACKPLLAYGTTQADYWYGDVPCTRLLKPEEIKDAYEANTGRVIVETFRELKFDPMQHPAVLVASHGPFTWGKDVHDAVHNASVLEFIAKLNSETLRINPALKPMQDVLLDKHFMRKHGPKATYGQKPA; encoded by the coding sequence ATGCTCGAACAATTGAAAGCGGATGTTTGCAAGGCCAACCTTGACCTTGTTGCCGAAGGCCTCGTCATCCAAACGTGGGGCAACGCAAGCGCCATCGACCGCGCCAGCGGCGTCATGGTCATCAAACCCAGCGGCGTGCCCTACTCCGAGATGAAACCCGAACACATGGTCTGCGTTGCCCTCGACACGGGGAAGGTCGTCGAAGGCAAACTCAAGCCGAGTTCAGACACCGACACGCACCTGATCCTTTATCGCGAATTCGCTGGAATCGGCGGCGTGGTCCATACGCACAGCCTCTTCGCCACATCCTGGGCGCAGGCCTGCAAACCGCTGCTCGCCTACGGCACGACACAGGCCGATTACTGGTATGGCGATGTCCCCTGCACGCGCCTGCTCAAGCCCGAGGAGATCAAGGACGCCTACGAGGCCAACACCGGCCGCGTGATTGTGGAAACATTCCGTGAGTTGAAGTTCGATCCCATGCAGCATCCCGCCGTGTTGGTGGCAAGCCACGGACCTTTCACGTGGGGCAAGGACGTTCACGACGCAGTGCACAACGCGAGCGTGCTGGAGTTCATCGCAAAGCTGAACAGCGAGACGCTGCGGATCAATCCTGCCTTGAAGCCGATGCAGGACGTGTTGCTCGACAAACATTTCATGCGCAAACACGGACCGAAAGCCACTTACGGGCAAAAGCCCGCGTGA